A stretch of Vigna angularis cultivar LongXiaoDou No.4 chromosome 4, ASM1680809v1, whole genome shotgun sequence DNA encodes these proteins:
- the LOC128196096 gene encoding EPIDERMAL PATTERNING FACTOR-like protein 2, with protein MGLTQVCVSCHNYRQTLLCLILFAILFTAKARPVSSSLIEPAQKDMKKPEPMMVEKSQIGSRPPKCERRCSTCEHCEAVQVPVAPQIQPHRSHFSPAKATTVVSYSSRGDDLSNYKPMSWKCKCGDYLFNP; from the exons ATGGGGTTAACTCAAGTCTGTGTCTCCTGCCACAACTATAGACAAACCCTCCTATGCCTCATTCTCTTTGCTATTCTATTCACGGCCAAAG CAAGACCAGTTTCTTCCAGTCTTATAGAGCCTGCTCAG AAGGACATGAAAAAGCCGGAACCGATGATGGTGGAAAAATCTCAGATAGGTTCTAGGCCTCCCAAGTGTGAAAGAAGATGCAGTACTTGTGAGCACTGTGAAGCAGTTCAAGTCCCTGTTGCACCTCAAATTCAACCTCATAGAAGTCATTTTTCACCAGCAAAAGCAACCACGGTTGTTTCTTACTCATCAAGAGGTGATGACCTTTCAAATTACAAACCAATGAGTTGGAAATGCAAGTGTGGGGATTACCTTTTCAATCCATGA